In Mycobacterium gallinarum, a single window of DNA contains:
- a CDS encoding fatty-acid--CoA ligase encodes MLVVIGVRTEQPLLNLLRSPQLFEWFDAVGLDDLPAVFAGETVERFDIGEPPAPGTEIVVAAVTPVDDVESFMARVRASLRHFARAGIRRTLVYRAFDTAHEVMFLQQLASAEKALVWLDRSEVAASWLTAAGVGAYPPVFVGRFVNAMRLADASETDLH; translated from the coding sequence GTGCTCGTCGTCATCGGCGTCCGCACCGAGCAGCCGCTGCTGAATCTGCTTCGGTCACCGCAACTCTTCGAGTGGTTCGATGCCGTTGGTCTCGATGACCTTCCAGCGGTATTCGCGGGCGAGACCGTGGAACGCTTCGACATCGGTGAGCCGCCGGCACCGGGCACCGAGATCGTGGTCGCCGCCGTCACCCCGGTCGACGACGTCGAAAGTTTCATGGCCCGGGTGCGCGCGTCGCTACGCCATTTCGCCCGCGCCGGCATCCGCAGGACCCTGGTCTACCGAGCCTTCGACACCGCGCACGAGGTGATGTTCCTGCAACAGCTGGCGAGCGCGGAGAAGGCACTCGTTTGGTTGGACCGCTCAGAGGTTGCGGCGTCCTGGCTCACCGCCGCCGGCGTGGGCGCATATCCGCCGGTCTTCGTAGGACGGTTCGTCAATGCGATGCGCCTGGCCGACGCCAGCGAGACGGACCTGCACTGA
- a CDS encoding SDR family NAD(P)-dependent oxidoreductase — translation MIDFTDKVVLVTGGGAGIGRATVSMFAEQGATVVALEIDEGRAEELRTAGANVQVIHGDATDAVDVWSLATTIDERFGRLDVLVNNVGHFVTRPTPFDQLTDDQIDDIYRVNLKHIFSVTRAMLPLLRVAGGGASITNISSIEGFRGIPQFAVYGAFKAAVTGFTMSLALELGPEGIRVNAVAPETTDSAQVPLDRMIHPSQRHHIPRWIPLGRFGTPEDIAGCVLFLASPLAAWVSGTVVHADGGALAAAGWYRDDRGTWTNMPVIKGNSLRAAE, via the coding sequence ATGATCGACTTCACCGACAAGGTTGTTCTGGTCACCGGTGGCGGCGCGGGAATCGGGCGAGCGACCGTGTCGATGTTCGCAGAACAGGGCGCCACGGTTGTCGCGCTCGAGATCGACGAGGGTCGCGCCGAGGAGCTGCGGACGGCTGGCGCCAACGTTCAGGTGATACACGGCGATGCGACCGATGCCGTCGATGTGTGGTCGCTGGCGACGACGATCGATGAACGGTTCGGCCGACTCGACGTACTCGTGAACAACGTCGGGCATTTTGTGACGCGTCCGACTCCGTTCGACCAATTGACCGACGACCAGATCGACGACATCTACCGGGTGAACCTCAAACACATCTTCTCTGTCACGCGGGCCATGCTGCCGCTGCTTCGGGTCGCCGGTGGCGGAGCGAGCATCACGAACATCTCGTCGATCGAGGGTTTCCGCGGCATACCGCAGTTCGCGGTGTACGGCGCGTTCAAGGCGGCGGTCACGGGGTTCACCATGAGTCTCGCGCTCGAGCTGGGCCCGGAAGGGATACGCGTCAACGCGGTGGCGCCGGAAACCACCGACAGCGCCCAGGTTCCGCTGGACCGCATGATCCACCCGTCACAACGCCATCACATTCCCCGATGGATTCCGCTGGGCCGCTTCGGCACTCCAGAAGACATTGCGGGCTGCGTGCTGTTCCTGGCCAGCCCGCTGGCCGCGTGGGTCTCGGGAACCGTTGTGCATGCCGACGGCGGCGCCCTGGCGGCTGCGGGCTGGTATCGCGACGACCGGGGGACGTGGACCAACATGCCGGTCATCAAGGGCAACAGCTTGCGGGCCGCTGAGTAA
- a CDS encoding spirocyclase AveC family protein, producing the protein MTYRVKVDPSDSSADPGPLVKDTHSPWPARIGWGLFGVAYLAFAVVTVATIQSGLHGDPERTNPNPGPAPYPPFLGFDNWPIAVAISSIPMAIGLIAALSWLSWRQRKIHWAVIIAFAGLITGALDPLANWATFAIFDPRMLHFPLSWPYVNISPNLEPALAFLGGYAAYYLLNGLGFLQLHDRLVDPLLRRSSWFVRHRLVAVFIGATIVAIPINGLIQFAWMRAGIFFYTEAVGPVLQIGHIHFPVIMAVYDSIIFGMVAVMCVRDENGDLVLINRIARWLPARAGRPKVTLTRQLLISVAVGLVSFATPLAVLAGLREAGLSRPAYDQNPYPNVKVYDPYGHLEEAGKPGPFFR; encoded by the coding sequence GTGACATACAGGGTGAAGGTTGATCCGTCCGACTCCAGCGCAGATCCAGGGCCCCTGGTGAAGGACACCCACTCACCGTGGCCGGCGCGGATCGGGTGGGGACTGTTCGGCGTCGCTTACCTTGCCTTCGCTGTGGTGACGGTCGCGACCATCCAGTCCGGTCTGCACGGCGACCCCGAGCGGACCAACCCCAACCCGGGGCCAGCGCCATATCCGCCGTTCCTCGGCTTCGACAACTGGCCTATCGCGGTCGCCATCAGCTCGATACCCATGGCAATCGGGCTGATCGCAGCACTGAGCTGGCTGTCCTGGCGTCAGCGCAAAATCCACTGGGCGGTCATCATCGCTTTCGCCGGGCTCATCACGGGCGCGCTGGACCCGCTCGCTAACTGGGCGACTTTCGCGATCTTCGATCCGCGCATGCTGCACTTCCCCCTCTCGTGGCCATACGTCAACATTTCGCCGAACCTCGAGCCTGCGCTGGCGTTCCTCGGGGGATATGCCGCCTATTACCTTCTCAACGGGCTGGGCTTTCTGCAATTGCACGACCGCCTCGTCGACCCACTTTTGCGGCGCTCGAGTTGGTTCGTCCGTCACCGGCTGGTCGCGGTCTTCATCGGTGCGACCATCGTCGCGATCCCGATCAACGGCCTCATCCAGTTCGCGTGGATGCGGGCGGGCATATTTTTCTACACCGAGGCCGTCGGTCCGGTTCTGCAGATCGGTCACATCCATTTTCCGGTGATCATGGCGGTCTACGACTCCATCATCTTCGGGATGGTCGCCGTGATGTGCGTCCGAGACGAGAACGGTGATCTGGTGCTCATCAACCGGATTGCCCGGTGGCTTCCCGCGCGGGCCGGCCGGCCGAAGGTGACGCTGACCCGCCAGCTGCTCATATCGGTCGCCGTGGGTCTGGTGTCGTTCGCGACGCCACTTGCGGTGTTGGCCGGCCTGCGTGAAGCCGGCCTGTCGCGCCCCGCCTACGACCAGAACCCGTATCCGAACGTGAAGGTATACGACCCCTACGGTCATCTCGAAGAAGCAGGCAAGCCGGGGCCCTTCTTCAGGTAG
- a CDS encoding mycofactocin-coupled SDR family oxidoreductase: protein MTDKVALITGAARGQGRAHAERLSAHGADVILVDIAGPLPPSVPYDSATPEDLAETAELVTAHGRRAITTIVDTRDHDGMCAAVQRGVDELGRLDVIVANAGICVPSTWDRVSASDFQDTIDINLVGTWNTVMAGAKHIIAGGRGGSIILIGSAAGVTMEPFMIAYTASKHAITGLARAFAAELGKHNIRVNSLHPGSVATPMGSGGMIEAMAAAATSNPVLRPGYSKQLLPDAVTMPEDIANAVAWLASDEARYVTGAAIPVDVGVTGS from the coding sequence ATGACCGACAAGGTCGCACTCATCACAGGAGCAGCCCGTGGCCAGGGCCGCGCCCATGCCGAACGGCTCAGTGCCCACGGGGCCGACGTCATCCTGGTCGACATCGCCGGCCCGTTGCCGCCAAGCGTGCCCTACGACTCGGCTACGCCAGAGGACCTGGCGGAGACGGCAGAACTCGTCACCGCGCACGGTCGGCGTGCCATCACCACGATCGTGGACACTCGCGACCATGACGGGATGTGCGCCGCCGTGCAGCGTGGCGTCGACGAGCTGGGTCGCCTCGATGTGATCGTCGCGAACGCAGGAATATGTGTTCCGTCGACGTGGGATCGGGTGTCCGCTAGCGACTTCCAGGACACCATCGACATCAATCTCGTCGGCACATGGAATACGGTGATGGCAGGAGCCAAGCACATCATCGCCGGGGGGCGCGGCGGGTCCATCATTCTCATCGGCTCCGCAGCCGGCGTGACGATGGAACCGTTCATGATCGCTTACACCGCAAGCAAGCACGCGATCACAGGATTGGCTCGCGCCTTCGCCGCTGAACTCGGTAAGCACAACATCCGCGTCAACAGCCTTCATCCCGGTTCGGTCGCCACGCCGATGGGAAGTGGAGGGATGATCGAGGCGATGGCGGCCGCCGCGACGTCGAACCCTGTTCTGCGGCCTGGCTACAGCAAGCAGTTGCTGCCCGATGCAGTGACGATGCCGGAGGACATCGCCAACGCGGTGGCGTGGCTGGCATCCGACGAGGCGCGCTATGTCACGGGTGCCGCCATCCCAGTCGACGTAGGCGTGACCGGCAGCTAG
- a CDS encoding SDR family NAD(P)-dependent oxidoreductase gives MGGVLDGQTAFILGASAGIAQASAKLLAADGAALFLLGRSTARLEATRDGVLEAVPGAEIALHKGDPEDEATVKAAAQAAYDVHNRLDIVVGTVASGGTGPLIEQDLATFTDFVMGNLRSNFLALRYAAPLMTDGGSIVFISSTSSKIPMEGLGHYSAGKAALEMLIRVAASELGPRGIRVNAVRPGLTEAATTQGYIHLEELTSSFLERVPLGRLGVSNDIAPGVRYLAGPESSWMTGQSFAIDGGNEVRGAPRGPMFTV, from the coding sequence ATGGGTGGTGTGCTTGACGGCCAGACCGCGTTCATCTTGGGGGCATCGGCAGGAATTGCGCAGGCTAGTGCGAAACTCCTCGCGGCCGACGGCGCGGCACTGTTTCTCCTTGGCAGGTCCACCGCGCGGCTGGAAGCGACGCGAGACGGCGTCCTCGAGGCTGTCCCTGGCGCTGAAATCGCGCTGCACAAAGGTGATCCGGAGGACGAGGCCACCGTCAAAGCGGCGGCGCAGGCGGCGTACGACGTTCACAATCGGCTCGATATCGTCGTCGGCACGGTCGCCAGTGGGGGTACCGGTCCACTCATCGAGCAAGATCTGGCCACCTTCACCGACTTCGTCATGGGTAATCTACGGTCCAATTTCCTTGCTTTGCGCTATGCGGCGCCGCTGATGACAGACGGCGGTTCGATCGTGTTCATCTCATCCACGTCGTCGAAGATTCCGATGGAGGGCCTCGGGCACTACTCGGCGGGCAAGGCCGCGCTCGAGATGCTCATTCGCGTGGCCGCTTCGGAGCTGGGACCGCGTGGTATCCGTGTCAACGCGGTGCGTCCCGGCCTGACCGAGGCAGCCACAACGCAGGGCTACATTCACCTGGAGGAGTTGACGAGCAGCTTCTTGGAACGGGTTCCACTCGGCAGACTCGGTGTATCCAATGACATCGCCCCCGGCGTGCGCTACCTGGCCGGCCCGGAATCAAGTTGGATGACCGGGCAGAGCTTCGCCATCGACGGAGGCAATGAGGTCCGCGGCGCGCCGCGCGGGCCCATGTTCACGGTCTAA
- a CDS encoding NAD(P)H-dependent amine dehydrogenase family protein, whose product MSSEPLKVAVISTGWISSLAIRAIVKRPHLELVGVWVHSPEKTGRDAGEVVGIDPIGVTTTNDLDDIITLKPDCVVYGAASAEMDAAAVRDYVRLLNGGLNVVTTNTPGMMFPDRWIPDLASQVREAALAGGVTIYTSGIEPGFAGDQFAILLTTLSNRIRSIRAQEIFDYSAYPNRDLMVTAMGFGEPLDFTPLLELDGAQQFAWGPPIGLVAKALGVELDEVTESYERVITPRDLHVACGTIPAGTVGAVRAVTSGVVNGHPVITIEHINRMAPDLGPDWATAPNGTYRLIIEGKPHMQCDLRLGTEDTAESANANAMEATAMRVVNAIPYVVDAAPGIATSLDLPITAPRNAIDTD is encoded by the coding sequence ATGAGCAGCGAGCCGTTGAAGGTCGCCGTCATCTCCACAGGCTGGATCAGCAGCCTCGCGATCCGTGCGATCGTCAAGCGCCCTCACCTGGAACTCGTCGGAGTCTGGGTACACAGCCCCGAAAAGACGGGACGCGATGCCGGAGAGGTCGTCGGAATCGACCCGATCGGAGTCACCACGACAAACGATCTCGACGACATCATCACGCTGAAGCCCGACTGCGTCGTCTACGGCGCAGCAAGCGCCGAGATGGACGCCGCCGCAGTGCGTGACTACGTACGGTTACTCAACGGTGGACTCAACGTGGTCACCACCAATACGCCGGGAATGATGTTCCCCGACAGATGGATTCCCGACCTCGCAAGCCAGGTGCGCGAGGCCGCACTGGCAGGCGGGGTCACGATCTACACGTCGGGCATCGAACCCGGGTTCGCCGGTGACCAGTTTGCAATACTCCTGACAACACTCTCCAACAGGATCCGGTCCATCCGCGCCCAGGAGATCTTCGACTACTCGGCATACCCCAACCGGGACCTCATGGTCACCGCGATGGGTTTCGGCGAACCCCTGGACTTCACGCCCCTGCTCGAACTCGACGGCGCGCAGCAGTTCGCGTGGGGACCGCCGATCGGGCTAGTCGCGAAGGCGCTCGGCGTCGAGCTGGACGAAGTCACCGAATCGTATGAACGCGTGATCACCCCCCGCGACCTCCACGTCGCCTGCGGCACCATTCCCGCCGGGACGGTCGGCGCCGTCCGTGCTGTCACCAGCGGGGTCGTCAATGGGCACCCGGTGATCACCATCGAACACATCAACCGGATGGCGCCCGACCTGGGACCTGACTGGGCGACGGCGCCCAACGGCACCTACCGCCTCATCATCGAGGGTAAGCCGCACATGCAGTGTGATCTGCGGCTCGGGACCGAGGACACCGCGGAGTCGGCCAACGCCAATGCGATGGAGGCGACAGCCATGCGCGTCGTGAACGCCATTCCCTACGTCGTTGATGCGGCACCGGGCATCGCGACGTCGCTGGACCTCCCGATCACCGCACCACGCAACGCCATCGACACCGATTAG
- a CDS encoding SDR family NAD(P)-dependent oxidoreductase, translating to MALEQFQLGGQVAIVTGAGRGVGEGIAKVLAEAGATVVGTARTSSEVESTIKDIKTAGGNGLALTADALKREDSQRVVQTVVDEFGRIDILVNNVGFATYGPFLSLTSDNLRSTFDYCVTSAFDMSQLVVPHMLELGRGSIVNISSGAGRFGIRGLLPYSVAKGGLEALTRAMAQELAPKIRVNAIALGAFLTTGLQSSFDLMPGSEEKLKERTPLHRIGDVADLGRLTLYLCTKDCYATNSTFVVDGGLQGPNSELPIPDL from the coding sequence GTGGCGCTTGAACAATTCCAGCTCGGTGGTCAGGTTGCGATCGTTACGGGCGCCGGGCGGGGTGTCGGCGAGGGTATCGCCAAAGTGCTCGCGGAGGCCGGTGCCACGGTCGTCGGGACGGCACGCACGTCATCGGAAGTCGAGTCCACGATCAAGGACATCAAGACCGCGGGCGGCAACGGCCTCGCATTGACGGCGGACGCCCTGAAACGCGAGGACAGCCAGCGGGTCGTGCAGACCGTGGTCGATGAATTCGGCCGCATCGACATCCTGGTGAACAACGTAGGTTTCGCCACCTACGGCCCGTTCTTGAGTCTCACGTCGGACAACCTTCGCAGCACGTTCGACTATTGCGTGACGTCAGCGTTCGACATGAGCCAGCTCGTCGTACCGCACATGCTCGAGCTCGGGCGTGGCTCGATCGTCAACATCTCCTCCGGCGCGGGGCGGTTCGGCATTCGCGGGCTGTTGCCGTACTCGGTGGCCAAGGGCGGCCTCGAAGCATTGACGCGCGCCATGGCCCAAGAGCTCGCTCCCAAGATCCGGGTCAACGCGATCGCTCTCGGCGCGTTCCTGACCACCGGCCTGCAGTCGAGCTTCGACCTGATGCCGGGCTCCGAGGAGAAGCTGAAGGAGCGGACGCCGTTGCACCGCATCGGCGACGTCGCCGATCTTGGTCGGCTGACCCTGTACCTGTGCACAAAAGACTGCTACGCCACCAACTCGACGTTCGTCGTCGACGGCGGTCTGCAGGGACCGAATTCCGAACTGCCTATCCCCGATCTGTGA
- a CDS encoding class I adenylate-forming enzyme family protein, which yields MPFPSITPTIPALLRSCAARFGDKEFLIADGQTVTYVDLDLRSAALSRALLASGIGKGDHVGILMPNSVEWAIAWFATTRIGAVAVPMNTFYKASELAWTARHADLRAILAWSSFRNHDFIERLEEALPGLADQGEPGRLFLRKTPYLRMIAVWGPCERAWASEHGSDSTTDVDDDYLIAVESCVTPADDAMIIYTSGSTGDPKAPVHTQGTLVRHTYNLTFDYGVAHDTVMFTSMPFFWVGGLITGIHAVVHHGATLVTQPAFDAADALELIERHRATITLGWPQQGKTLAEHPDFTRRDLSSVQRTSMPAMVPPERRPKGPNALGMTELCGNHIGVDPYPPQPPERAETGGRSIEGLSHLLVDPDSGRPAPVGTEGEIWVRGYSLMQRLYKREREDVFTPDGYYRTGDCGVAYDDGWIKFTGRLGDLIKTGGGTNVTPSEVETALTDCDGVLEAYVVGAKDAGNGTVVAAAVVPRGNSVLDGDDLRAQVRDRLSAYKVPKFIWVTSKSELPFTATGKVKKSDLAVQLSRLLVNR from the coding sequence ATGCCCTTTCCGAGCATCACACCCACTATTCCCGCGCTCCTGAGGTCATGTGCGGCACGTTTTGGCGACAAGGAGTTTCTGATTGCCGACGGGCAGACGGTGACCTACGTCGACCTGGACCTCCGTTCCGCGGCGTTGTCACGAGCGCTGCTCGCATCGGGCATCGGCAAGGGCGACCACGTAGGAATTCTGATGCCCAACAGCGTCGAGTGGGCGATTGCATGGTTCGCCACGACGCGCATCGGTGCCGTCGCGGTCCCGATGAACACGTTCTACAAAGCCTCGGAGCTTGCCTGGACCGCGCGTCATGCCGATCTGCGAGCGATCTTGGCTTGGTCATCGTTTCGCAACCACGATTTCATCGAACGCCTCGAAGAGGCGTTGCCCGGATTGGCTGACCAGGGCGAGCCTGGCCGCTTGTTCCTGCGCAAGACCCCGTACCTCCGCATGATCGCAGTGTGGGGACCGTGTGAGCGAGCCTGGGCGTCCGAACACGGCAGTGACAGTACGACCGATGTCGACGACGACTACCTCATCGCAGTCGAATCCTGCGTGACACCGGCAGACGATGCCATGATCATCTACACCTCGGGAAGCACCGGTGACCCGAAGGCGCCCGTGCACACTCAGGGCACACTCGTTCGCCATACCTACAACCTCACGTTCGACTACGGCGTCGCGCACGACACGGTGATGTTCACCTCCATGCCGTTCTTTTGGGTCGGCGGTTTGATCACGGGTATACACGCGGTGGTTCACCACGGTGCCACCCTCGTCACCCAGCCCGCGTTCGACGCCGCGGATGCACTGGAGCTCATTGAAAGACATCGCGCGACAATCACACTGGGCTGGCCGCAACAGGGAAAGACGCTCGCCGAGCATCCGGACTTCACTCGAAGGGACCTCAGTTCGGTTCAGCGCACCAGCATGCCCGCAATGGTGCCGCCCGAGCGCCGCCCGAAGGGACCCAATGCGCTGGGGATGACCGAACTGTGTGGCAACCACATCGGTGTCGACCCCTATCCCCCGCAGCCTCCTGAGCGTGCGGAAACGGGCGGGCGGTCCATCGAGGGGCTGTCGCACCTCCTCGTCGACCCGGACTCGGGCCGACCCGCACCCGTGGGAACGGAGGGCGAAATCTGGGTGCGCGGTTACTCGTTGATGCAACGCCTGTACAAGCGTGAGCGAGAAGATGTCTTCACGCCCGACGGCTACTACCGCACCGGTGACTGCGGCGTTGCATACGACGACGGCTGGATCAAGTTCACCGGCCGTCTCGGAGACTTGATCAAGACCGGCGGGGGCACCAACGTCACGCCCAGCGAGGTCGAGACCGCCCTGACAGATTGTGATGGCGTGCTCGAGGCATATGTCGTGGGCGCCAAGGATGCCGGCAACGGGACTGTCGTCGCTGCGGCAGTGGTCCCTCGCGGGAATTCGGTCCTCGACGGTGACGATCTGCGCGCGCAGGTGCGCGATCGGCTCTCAGCCTACAAGGTGCCGAAATTCATCTGGGTCACTTCCAAGAGCGAACTCCCCTTCACCGCCACCGGCAAGGTGAAGAAATCAGATCTGGCCGTGCAGCTGAGCAGGCTGCTGGTCAACCGGTAG
- a CDS encoding nuclear transport factor 2 family protein, which yields MDRIESSLAISQLPSRYAMALDARDLDSLVAVFVADVDAGSEGIGRDALKRWYGRVLRRFYRSIHLICGHTFDFVDADNATGSVYCRAEHEDGDGWYVITMRYDDVYARSDGEWCFVQRREHPWYSVDVTERPGPDFVRWPADVELRPAMPHRMPTWKAFWEAGDPRLPSQLSRRP from the coding sequence CTGGATCGGATCGAGTCCAGTCTTGCGATCAGCCAGCTGCCCAGCCGGTACGCGATGGCACTCGACGCCCGCGATCTCGATTCTTTGGTGGCGGTATTCGTCGCGGACGTCGACGCCGGCTCCGAAGGGATTGGTAGGGACGCGTTGAAGCGCTGGTACGGACGCGTCCTGCGGCGGTTTTATCGGAGTATTCACCTCATTTGCGGGCACACCTTCGACTTCGTCGACGCCGACAATGCGACCGGGTCGGTCTACTGCCGCGCGGAGCACGAGGATGGCGACGGCTGGTATGTCATCACCATGCGATACGACGATGTCTACGCACGCAGCGACGGCGAATGGTGCTTTGTGCAGAGGCGCGAGCATCCGTGGTACTCCGTCGACGTGACCGAGCGGCCGGGACCGGACTTTGTGCGGTGGCCGGCCGACGTCGAGCTTCGGCCAGCCATGCCGCACCGTATGCCAACGTGGAAAGCGTTCTGGGAGGCCGGAGATCCCCGGTTGCCGTCACAGCTATCGCGACGGCCATGA
- a CDS encoding CaiB/BaiF CoA transferase family protein yields MSDDKVLSGVRVLEVAAWTFVPSAGAVLAEWGAEVIKVEPRDGGDPQRGLVTMGIVDAGGGAVNYMIEIPNRGKKSIGVDLNTPGGKEVVHELAKSCDVFLTSYLPERRKKLGIDVEAIRAVNPSIVYVRGSGHGPKGPDSDKPGYDGVSYWARGGIATVLTEERDELVRSRPAFGDLLGGMTIAGGIAAALYKKATTGRGSIVDVSLLGLAAWNLSPDVAVSQIHGGSAIPKFGHADAPNPLVGTYRTKDNRFVQLMMLQLDKFYAEAMNVIGLPELVDDPRFADPASRYANRVSLIALLDEAFAKQTLAEWRENLAGLSGAWGIVQTPGELCDDPAVTSNGYIARTETVGGVPFSLPTNPVQFDEQSVVPPGAPEHGQHTEEVLMDAGIDWDTIMRHKESGAIL; encoded by the coding sequence ATTTCCGACGACAAAGTACTCAGTGGAGTCCGGGTGCTGGAGGTGGCCGCATGGACGTTCGTTCCCTCGGCCGGGGCGGTCCTCGCGGAATGGGGTGCTGAGGTCATCAAGGTCGAGCCGCGAGACGGCGGCGACCCCCAACGCGGGCTGGTCACCATGGGCATCGTCGACGCCGGCGGGGGTGCGGTCAACTACATGATCGAGATACCCAACCGGGGGAAGAAATCGATCGGCGTGGACTTGAATACGCCCGGTGGCAAGGAAGTGGTCCACGAGCTGGCCAAGAGTTGCGATGTATTCCTGACGAGCTATCTCCCGGAACGGCGCAAGAAGTTGGGTATCGATGTCGAGGCCATCCGCGCGGTGAACCCGAGCATCGTGTACGTGCGCGGCTCGGGTCACGGGCCCAAGGGGCCCGATTCGGACAAGCCCGGCTATGACGGTGTGTCCTATTGGGCCCGCGGAGGGATTGCGACGGTCCTCACCGAAGAGCGCGACGAACTTGTTCGGTCGCGGCCCGCGTTCGGTGACCTGCTCGGTGGCATGACGATCGCCGGCGGTATTGCGGCTGCGCTCTACAAGAAGGCCACGACCGGCCGAGGTTCGATCGTCGACGTATCGCTGCTCGGGCTCGCGGCGTGGAACTTGAGCCCGGATGTCGCGGTGAGCCAGATACACGGCGGCAGCGCCATTCCGAAGTTCGGGCATGCCGATGCACCGAACCCGTTGGTGGGGACGTATCGCACGAAAGACAATCGCTTCGTACAGCTGATGATGTTGCAGCTCGACAAGTTCTACGCCGAGGCGATGAATGTGATCGGCCTTCCGGAGCTCGTTGATGATCCGCGATTCGCCGACCCGGCATCGAGATATGCGAACCGAGTCAGCCTGATCGCCTTGCTCGACGAAGCCTTCGCAAAGCAGACATTGGCAGAATGGCGGGAGAATCTCGCCGGACTGTCCGGCGCGTGGGGCATCGTGCAGACGCCGGGGGAATTGTGCGACGATCCAGCCGTCACGTCCAACGGCTATATCGCCCGCACCGAAACGGTCGGCGGCGTACCATTCTCTCTCCCCACCAACCCCGTTCAATTCGATGAACAATCCGTCGTTCCCCCGGGTGCGCCGGAACACGGTCAGCACACCGAAGAGGTGTTGATGGATGCGGGGATCGATTGGGACACGATCATGAGGCACAAGGAATCGGGAGCGATTCTGTGA
- a CDS encoding cytochrome P450 → MNATTSEVSGGPIEFDPFTQDFFDGAYDTYRRLRNEAPVYYNKKWDFWALTRYDDVAPGTKDHETYSSAKGATLDMVKAHDDAIPVPKVIISMDPPEHEKMRKLVSKVFTPRAIAGLEDMVREKVYECVDALDPSEFDVVADFSALFPNEVITTMLGVPKEDRNQIRLWLDLLLERQPGEIATSKQGYEASMNTGIYYYNLIQQRRAKPQDDMISRLIETEIERDGVVEKLTDVDISGFATMLGGAGAETVTKLVGNAMVAFADFPDQWRLLREDRSKIPAAVEELLRYEAPSQYQIRTATRDVTYYGTTIPEGAAVLLVTGSATRDERMFEDPDRLDIDRERKMGFNLAFGYGVHSCLGAALARMESRIAFEALLDLVPEYEVDRGGLRRVAMTNVCGYSNVPVRKVG, encoded by the coding sequence GTGAATGCGACGACGTCCGAGGTTTCCGGCGGTCCGATCGAATTCGACCCGTTCACGCAGGACTTCTTCGACGGGGCATACGACACATACCGCAGGCTCCGCAACGAGGCCCCGGTGTACTACAACAAGAAGTGGGACTTCTGGGCATTGACGCGGTACGACGATGTGGCGCCAGGGACCAAGGACCATGAAACCTACTCGTCGGCGAAGGGTGCGACCCTCGACATGGTCAAGGCGCACGACGACGCGATTCCGGTGCCCAAGGTGATCATCTCGATGGACCCGCCTGAGCACGAGAAGATGCGCAAGCTCGTGAGTAAGGTCTTCACCCCCCGCGCCATCGCCGGGCTGGAGGACATGGTCCGCGAGAAGGTCTATGAATGCGTTGACGCACTTGACCCGTCGGAGTTCGACGTCGTCGCGGACTTTTCGGCGTTGTTCCCCAACGAGGTCATCACCACCATGCTCGGCGTGCCCAAGGAGGACCGCAATCAGATCAGGCTCTGGCTGGATCTACTGCTCGAGCGTCAGCCAGGGGAGATTGCGACCAGCAAGCAGGGTTACGAAGCCTCGATGAACACCGGCATCTACTACTACAACCTCATTCAACAGAGGCGTGCGAAGCCTCAGGATGACATGATCAGCCGTCTGATCGAGACCGAGATCGAGCGCGACGGCGTGGTGGAAAAGCTGACAGACGTGGATATCTCAGGCTTCGCGACCATGCTGGGTGGTGCCGGCGCGGAGACGGTGACCAAACTCGTCGGAAACGCAATGGTCGCGTTCGCTGACTTCCCCGACCAGTGGCGATTGCTGAGAGAAGACCGCAGCAAGATTCCCGCGGCGGTCGAAGAACTTCTGCGTTACGAAGCTCCATCGCAGTACCAGATCCGCACCGCGACGCGTGATGTGACCTATTACGGAACGACGATCCCCGAAGGCGCCGCCGTGCTGCTCGTGACCGGCTCAGCGACCCGAGACGAGCGCATGTTCGAGGATCCCGACCGACTCGATATAGACCGTGAGCGAAAGATGGGCTTCAATTTGGCGTTCGGCTACGGCGTGCACAGCTGCCTGGGTGCGGCGCTGGCTCGGATGGAGAGCCGCATCGCTTTCGAGGCTCTCCTGGATCTGGTTCCGGAGTACGAAGTCGACCGTGGCGGGCTGCGACGCGTGGCGATGACGAATGTCTGTGGCTATTCCAACGTTCCGGTGCGAAAGGTCGGCTGA